A stretch of the Hydra vulgaris chromosome 09, alternate assembly HydraT2T_AEP genome encodes the following:
- the LOC136084980 gene encoding uncharacterized protein LOC136084980: MHLPHQRQLDVDEKNEMTHMLAVKANKKLIQQHMMKSTGKVITLKDIQNINQAFKNQDDNNLTTLLSEMLKQKDSVTEVVINDDNQLQALYYQENKMMKLFAYYPELLLLDATYKLNNLRMPLYVLMCVDGNGEGVIVALWIVANEERVIIEELTNIFKKYNDTSGVQVVVTDKDMVERDVISDKIPNASLQLCLFHTLRTFRREITVEKMGIKAEQRLLVLEILQQLVHSDNEVAYDMHYDDLKALKLEPVIDYFNVNWHGIRMQWVEGLKKKKLNLMTSTTNRVENVNQKLKSVISKHSGMVTFFSDLIVIIRVLENERRYRAICVFHKSSTSLMSSSQEEYAALVTPFAMTHINAQLLAAEESVLILHL, translated from the coding sequence ATGCATCTCCCACATCAGCGTCAATTGGAtgtagatgaaaaaaatgaaatgactCATATGCTTGCTGTAAAAGCTAACAAAAAGTTGATACAACAACATATGATGAAATCTACTGGGAAAGTTATTACACTTAAggatattcaaaatataaatcaagCTTTTAAAAATCAGGATGATAACAATTTGACAACTCTGTTAAGTGAAATGCTTAAACAGAAGGATTCTGTGACAGAGGTTGTTATTAATGATGACAATCAACTTCAGGCATTGTAttatcaggaaaacaagatgatgAAGTTATTTGCATATTATCCTGAACTGCTTCTCCTTGATGCAACATACAAGCTTAACAACTTGCGTATGCCACTTTATGTTTTAATGTGTGTTGATGGAAATGGTGAAGGAGTAATTGTTGCACTCTGGATTGTTGCTAATGAGGAGAGAGTAATCATAGAAGAGTtaacaaacatatttaaaaaatataacgatACCAGTGGTGTTCAAGTTGTTGTGACAGACAAAGATATGGTTGAGAGAGATGTGATTAGTGACAAAATTCCAAATGCTTCTCTTCAATTATGTCTTTTTCACACCTTGCGCACATTTCGCAGGGAAATAACTGTTGAAAAAATGGGTATAAAGGCAGAGCAGAGACTTCTTGTCTTAGAAATTCTGCAACAATTAGTTCACTCTGATAATGAGGTTGCCTATGATATGCATTATGATGACCTTAAGGCTCTTAAATTGGAGCCTGTCATAGactattttaatgtaaattggCATGGCATAAGAATGCAGTGGGTTGaaggtttaaaaaagaaaaagttgaatCTAATGACCAGCACAACAAACCGTGTTGAAAATGTAAACCAGAAGTTAAAAAGTGTCATATCCAAACACTCTGGGATGGTTACATTTTTTTCGGATTTGATTGTTATCATAAGAGTATTAGAAAATGAGCGCAGATATAGAGCCATATGTGTTTTTCATAAATCATCCACTAGTTTAATGTCCAGTTCACAGGAAGAGTATGCCGCTTTAGTAACACCTTTCGCAATGACTCACATAAATGCACAGTTGTTAGCTGCAGAGGAGTCTGTTTTAATTCTCCATCTGTga
- the LOC136084507 gene encoding uncharacterized protein LOC136084507, with amino-acid sequence MAASYTTNRRRVREQVDKDMEEIYGESYYQKSNVSTCSISNDFENVYYDDNAHEVDIDNDEDNFPFQIPNNQYDDDQDKRYFTSDSENESDLDSNPDEKDVVLKNESEISTNVVIIKKKIFCRHVNAAVVMPKAHQTKDANSKISTKLYNEEHSNVVVSLK; translated from the exons ATGGCTGCTTCATATACAACAAACAGAAGAAGAGTGAGAGAGCAAGTTGATAAAGATATGGAAGAAATTTATGGTGAAAGTTATTATCAGAAAAGTAATGTGTCTACCTGTAGCATTtctaatgattttgaaaatgtttattatgaTGACAATGCACATGAGGTTGATATTGACAATGATGAAGATAATTTTCCTTTTCAAATTCCTAATAATCAATATGACGATGATCAGGATAAACGCTATTTCACATCAGACTCAGAAAATGAAAGTGATCTGGATAGCAATCCTGATGAAAAAG ATGtggtattaaaaaatgaaagcgAAATATCAACAAATgtagtaattattaaaaaaaaaatattttgtcgcCATGTTAATGCAG CAGTAGTTATGCCTAAAGCTCATCAAACGAAAGATGCAAATTCAAAGATTTCTACCAAATTGTATAACGAGGAGCATTCCAACGTTGTTGTTAGTCTCAAGTGA